One window from the genome of Spirosoma rhododendri encodes:
- the tcmP gene encoding three-Cys-motif partner protein TcmP, which produces MKENIVSSQSLFGDISTSNLIVTTKKQRRKKKTSNAKKVVFPHSRAKLSLYANYLEKYLAIMSVAPKISKIHIFDIFCGTGIYNDGRVGSPILAYENILKVNTFLRGFNNTKIKDTILYVNDINKNNIHNVKQYLDEKERVEGVNIEYNNLDAQDMIERALSIIKTQDYNERNIMFLDPYGYSQIKKETIEKIMNTKKTEIILFLPASHMHRFKDVVQEEEKQAYLSLRNFLYDFFPESHPIRTINKVKKISTREFISHVCDALSMSSKFHSTSFYLQRDQSNYYALFFITNNILGLERIIDIKWDIDRKKGEGFRLNDMNQSLFDMIGVNIELEHELLKLENIVLDRLKIKKTVENIELYLIALKNNFRPTHLVKVLRKLQNISFIKAERTDGKKLNKGTFYINYDNYSTKKDVVVVSLI; this is translated from the coding sequence ATGAAGGAAAATATTGTATCGAGTCAGTCACTGTTTGGAGATATTTCCACGAGTAATCTGATTGTAACAACGAAAAAGCAGAGGAGGAAGAAGAAAACAAGCAATGCAAAGAAGGTTGTATTTCCACATTCTAGGGCCAAGCTTAGTTTATATGCCAATTATTTGGAGAAATACCTCGCTATAATGAGTGTAGCCCCAAAAATTAGTAAGATACATATTTTTGATATTTTCTGCGGAACTGGGATATACAACGATGGAAGAGTAGGCAGCCCAATTCTAGCCTATGAAAATATATTAAAGGTAAATACTTTTTTGAGAGGATTTAACAATACCAAAATAAAAGACACTATCTTATATGTGAATGATATCAATAAGAATAATATTCACAATGTAAAGCAATACTTGGACGAAAAAGAGCGTGTAGAAGGAGTAAATATAGAATATAATAATCTAGACGCACAAGATATGATAGAAAGAGCCCTATCAATAATAAAGACACAAGATTATAATGAAAGAAATATAATGTTTCTGGACCCCTATGGTTATAGCCAAATAAAAAAGGAAACTATTGAAAAAATAATGAATACTAAAAAAACAGAAATTATTTTATTTTTACCAGCTTCACACATGCATAGATTCAAAGATGTTGTTCAAGAAGAAGAAAAGCAGGCATATTTATCTCTACGCAACTTTTTGTATGATTTTTTTCCTGAATCACATCCGATCAGAACTATCAATAAAGTTAAAAAAATATCAACTAGAGAGTTTATTTCACATGTGTGTGATGCGCTCTCCATGAGCAGTAAGTTTCATTCAACTTCCTTTTACCTACAAAGAGATCAGTCGAATTATTACGCTCTTTTTTTCATCACGAACAACATTCTAGGATTAGAGAGAATTATAGATATTAAGTGGGATATTGATAGAAAGAAAGGAGAGGGGTTTCGCCTTAACGACATGAATCAATCATTGTTTGATATGATTGGAGTAAACATAGAACTTGAGCACGAGCTTCTAAAATTAGAGAATATTGTTTTAGATAGGCTAAAAATCAAAAAAACAGTAGAGAATATCGAATTGTACTTAATAGCTTTAAAAAATAATTTTCGGCCCACTCATTTAGTGAAGGTTTTAAGGAAACTTCAAAATATAAGCTTTATAAAAGCAGAGAGAACTGATGGAAAAAAGCTAAATAAAGGTACTTTTTACATAAACTACGACAATTACTCAACAAAAAAAGACGTCGTTGTCGTTTCGCTGATTTAA
- a CDS encoding DUF5131 family protein, protein MAESSIEWTEMTWNPTTGCNKVTAGCKFCYAEIMARRLQAMGVPKYEHGFQLAVHEGALAIPYSWRGSKMVFVNSMSDLFHRDVPLSFIQKVFKVMNDNQQHTFQLLTKRADLLLQYNDMLTWTPNIWMGVSVEDERVTDRIDYLIQTDAYIKFLSCEPLIGPLPDLNLTGIDWVIVGGESGRKPRPMREEWVEEIHQKCIEADVAFFFKQWGGVNKKKSGRMLHGRTYDEMPNLSLV, encoded by the coding sequence ATGGCAGAATCAAGCATAGAGTGGACAGAGATGACTTGGAACCCAACAACAGGGTGCAACAAGGTCACGGCTGGCTGTAAGTTTTGCTATGCAGAAATTATGGCGAGAAGGCTACAGGCTATGGGCGTCCCTAAGTATGAACATGGTTTTCAACTGGCAGTTCACGAAGGTGCCTTAGCCATTCCTTATTCGTGGCGGGGCTCCAAGATGGTGTTTGTCAACTCAATGAGTGACCTGTTTCACAGAGACGTCCCCTTATCATTCATTCAGAAAGTATTTAAAGTGATGAATGATAATCAGCAACATACGTTTCAACTCCTGACAAAGAGAGCAGATTTACTCTTACAGTACAACGACATGCTTACATGGACACCTAATATCTGGATGGGTGTTTCCGTCGAAGATGAGCGTGTTACAGACCGGATCGATTACTTGATCCAGACAGATGCTTACATCAAGTTTCTATCGTGTGAACCACTTATAGGTCCTCTACCTGACTTGAATCTCACTGGAATAGATTGGGTCATAGTTGGCGGTGAAAGCGGCCGGAAGCCACGACCTATGCGTGAAGAATGGGTCGAGGAAATTCATCAAAAATGTATCGAAGCTGACGTTGCGTTCTTCTTTAAGCAGTGGGGCGGAGTTAACAAGAAGAAGTCTGGCCGTATGCTACATGGCCGCACTTACGATGAAATGCCGAATCTGTCATTGGTATAG
- a CDS encoding DUF11 domain-containing protein: MLYTRTYIRHQDIINGGELIIDMGEQPSLTWGAQRHDWPRSDYATSAAPPADLSATLETEQLVCRVGEPMVVRLRLRNHTAITEPVSALWEHRLPSQLELVQATGMSYANGVLTGAVNQLAGQTDTTFRFLVRPLRGGVFKLGAELISASADDPDSRVSSGLGDGEDDAAIVSFRTSTADTTQYVSPNPYQLPLPALQDNQPPADPEKADLSLHMQVSSRAPALNQLISYTLTVANGGGQEARGVEIVHELPPVLTLLNGTGNVLTHTIDTIAPGTSRSVVVSARVTSRGAGLSRAQITVSSKPDPDSVPANGYGNGEDDTASVDIRIR, from the coding sequence TGCTGTATACCCGGACCTATATACGACACCAGGATATAATCAACGGGGGCGAGCTGATTATTGACATGGGCGAGCAGCCGAGTCTGACCTGGGGCGCACAACGGCACGACTGGCCCCGCTCCGACTATGCTACCAGCGCAGCCCCACCCGCCGACCTGAGCGCTACGCTGGAAACAGAACAGCTGGTGTGCCGCGTCGGCGAACCGATGGTCGTACGATTGCGGCTCCGTAACCATACGGCGATTACCGAGCCGGTCAGCGCGCTTTGGGAGCATCGGCTGCCATCCCAGCTGGAACTGGTACAGGCAACGGGTATGAGTTATGCCAACGGTGTGCTGACGGGTGCTGTGAACCAACTGGCGGGCCAGACGGATACGACCTTCCGGTTTCTGGTGCGCCCATTACGGGGCGGTGTATTTAAACTGGGTGCCGAACTTATCAGTGCATCGGCTGATGATCCCGACAGCCGGGTTAGTTCGGGACTGGGCGACGGAGAAGACGATGCAGCGATCGTTAGTTTTCGGACGTCAACCGCCGATACCACTCAGTACGTATCGCCCAACCCCTACCAGTTACCGCTTCCGGCCCTGCAAGATAACCAGCCCCCGGCCGACCCCGAAAAGGCCGATCTGAGCCTGCACATGCAGGTTAGCAGCCGGGCACCCGCATTGAACCAGTTAATCAGCTACACGCTCACGGTTGCTAATGGGGGCGGACAGGAAGCTCGCGGAGTTGAGATCGTTCACGAACTGCCGCCTGTCCTGACGCTCCTAAACGGAACCGGAAACGTACTGACCCATACCATTGATACGATTGCGCCCGGCACGAGCCGGAGCGTAGTCGTATCGGCGCGCGTCACCAGCCGGGGGGCGGGGTTGAGCCGGGCACAGATCACGGTTAGCAGCAAACCGGACCCCGATTCGGTGCCGGCCAATGGGTACGGCAACGGCGAAGACGACACGGCCAGCGTAGACATCCGAATCCGCTAA